One Setaria italica strain Yugu1 chromosome I, Setaria_italica_v2.0, whole genome shotgun sequence DNA window includes the following coding sequences:
- the LOC101762341 gene encoding ribosomal RNA-processing protein 14, producing MGRKPSAAAAATAATADDESLAATMPADLLAAADCGGVHGHALFFDALVQLIPPRFYLPSGDEDRPWYQGLSKAAKAAMKAQSRANVKAARRARLDPSAPPASTLDLLKKSVADQAAEEEDGDDEEGKSGEEGEESGDEASSEDEDGDEVEEDEEDGDEKDEMPIAPAAVVSEDRSVTYEELRERLHRRIAELRGNRCTRPEFLNKPKKEKGKKAKGKNEKKGKGEGKKRKRDDGTEDAEDKDGKKAKKAEEKPDIMYANVVVDPKEARRRKKRRIKNKKKELEQAKRLQEAKQDPEKANKIAWDTARRRAAGEKVHDDPKLIKESLKKEEKRQQKHAAQWKERQKTVDNQRKEKQKKRTENIRERAHQKKMRKIEKREKKLMRPGFEGRKDGYVNE from the coding sequence ATGGGCAGGaaaccctccgccgccgccgccgccaccgcggcaaCGGCCGACGACGAATCCCTCGCGGCCACCATGCCCGCCGACCTCCTGGCCGCTGCCGACTGCGGCGGCGTCCACGGTCACGCCCTCTTCTTCGACGCCCTCGTGCAGCTCATTCCTCCGCGCTTCTACCTCCCGTCCGGCGATGAGGACCGCCCCTGGTACCAGGGCCTCTCCAAGGCCGCCAAGGCGGCTATGAAGGCCCAGTCCCGCGCCAACGTCAAGgcggctcgccgcgcgcgcctcgacccctccgcgccgccggcctccacccTGGACCTCCTCAAGAAGTCCGTTGCCGACCAggcggcggaggaagaagatggcgaCGATGAGGAGGGGAAGTCAGGAGAAGAGGGCGAGGAATCTGGGGATGAGGCAAGCTCCGAGGATGAAGATGGTGATGAggtagaggaggatgaggaagacggGGATGAGAAGGATGAGATGCCGATTGCGCCGGCGGCAGTGGTGTCCGAGGATCGGTCGGTGACCTACGAGGAGCTGCGGGAGCGGCTTCATCGCCGCATCGCGGAGCTCCGTGGCAACCGGTGCACTAGGCCTGAGTTCTTGAATAAGCCCAAGAAGGAGAAGGGCAAGAAGGCAAAGGGGAAGAATGAGAAGAAGGGAAAGGGCGAAGGCAAGAAGAGAAAGCGTGATGATGGCACAGAGGATGCAGAGGACAAGGATGGGAAAAAGGCCAAGAAGGCGGAGGAGAAGCCAGATATCATGTATGCGAACGTGGTTGTTGACCCAAAGGaagcaaggaggaggaagaagaggaggattaagaacaagaagaaggagCTGGAGCAGGCTAAGCGGTTGCAGGAGGCAAAGCAGGATCCTGAGAAGGCGAACAAGATCGCGTGGGATACCGCAAGAAGACGGGCTGCTGGGGAGAAGGTGCATGATGACCCCAAGTTGATTAAGGAGAGCTTGAAGAAGGAGGAAAAGCGGCAGCAGAAACATGCTGCTCAGTGGAAGGAGAGGCAGAAAACTGTGGACAATCAGAGGAAGGAGAAGCAGAAGAAAAGAACAGAGAACATCCGGGAGCGGGCACACCAGAAGAAGATGCGCAAGATTGAGAAGCGTGAGAAAAAGCTTATGCGCCCTGGATTTGAGGGGCGCAAGGATGGTTATGTCAATGAGTAA